The following are encoded in a window of Perca flavescens isolate YP-PL-M2 chromosome 24, PFLA_1.0, whole genome shotgun sequence genomic DNA:
- the zeb2b gene encoding zinc finger E-box-binding homeobox 2b isoform X2 — protein sequence MKQEIMADGPRCKRRKQANPRRKNALNYENVVETGSETEEEDKLPVSEEDPLLNGTGSPASLTNPEASPRAESHGLLTKEEEDDEMRDSGVEHIWPDNDMLSASVDGTDEIKDDFDTLGPDTTLQAVGNGTVKSVDCTSEFEDFFTKRKLDDGDSHVVSIAEYLQRGDTAIIYPEAPEELSRLGTPEATGPEENDLPPGTPDAFAQLLTCPYCDRGYKRLTSLKEHIKYRHEKNEENFACPLCNYTFAYRTQLERHMATHKPARDQHQLLNQAAGNRKFKCTECGKAFKYKHHLKEHLRIHSGEKPYECPNCKKRFSHSGSYSSHISSKKCIGLIAVNGRMRGNMKTGSSPTSSSSSPTNTAITQLRQKLENGKPLGLAEHNSHLSIKTEPLDFNDYKLMMASHGFGAPGPFMNGGMGGNSPLGVHHNSTAQSPLQHLGMGGLESQLLCYPGPLGNNLSEVQKVLQIVDNTVCRQKMDCKPEELSRLKAYMKELGSQVEEHKQALTSAGAQVGLPLVDHNGATKSIIDYTLEKVNEAKACLQSLTTDSKRQISNIKREKANHMLEGSVDEKVQENTMFTPYACQYCKESFNGPIPLHQHERYLCKMNEEIKAVLQPSENLMPNKPGIFMEKNTHLSSSMLCEKGLAGPLHPYRDHMSVLKAYFAMNMEPNSEELLKISIAVGLPQEFVKEWFEQRKMYQYGTTRTPPLEHRHNMDMVAGTNNHHTPQKDSMAARSPVSLMKPTDRITSPSIAELHNNVNNCDNALRHLKNHQYGAGKPAGEKLDHSRSNTPSPLNLSSTSSKNSHSSSYTPNSLTSEDLQAEPLDLSLPRLMKEPKHALTVKSRPKVNSIAIDHSSIPSPREHFEEPLNLAYLKKEFSGSTNNGNLEKSTSPLFGMNPFAAKPLYSLPPQSAFPPATFMPPMQASIPGLRPYPGMDQMGFLPHMAYTYAAGAATFAEMQQRRKYQRKPGFQGDLLDGTPDYMSGLDDMTDPDSCLSRKKIKKTESGMYACDLCDKTFQKSSSLLRHKYEHTGKRPHQCQICKKAFKHKHHLIEHSRLHSGEKPYQCDKCGKRFSHSGSYSQHMNHRYSYCKREAEEREAAEREAREKGHLEPTELLMSRAYLQGMTPQGYPEMAEREAILRHDGVNGGMREGRKEVDGAYAKMGRRDEEFEEEFEEESKSMDTDADTLRDEEENGEHSMDDSSLDGKTETKSDHEDGMEDGM from the exons CTCTGAACTATGAGAATGTGGTTGAGACGGGCTCGGagacggaggaggaggacaagctGCCGGTGTCCGAGGAAGACCCCCTGCTCAACGGCACGGGCAGCCCGGCCAGCCTCACCAACCCGGAGGCCTCGCCGCGGGCCGAGAGCCACGGCCTGCTTaccaaggaggaggaggacgacgaGATGCGGGACAGCGGCGTGGAGCACATCTGGCCCGACAACGACATGCTGAGCGCCTCGGTGGACGGTACTG ATGAAATAAAAGATGACTTTGACACCCTGGGCCCTGACACCACTTTGCAGGCAGTAGGAAACGGTACAG TCAAGAGCGTCGATTGCACTTCAGAGTTTGAGGACTTCTTCACCAAGCGGAAGCTGGACGATGGCGACAGTCACGTGGTGAGCATCGCCGAGTACCTGCAGCGGGGCGACACCGCCATCATCTACCCAGAAGCCCCGGAGGAGCTGTCCCGCCTGGGCACACCGGAGGCCACCGGTCCAGAGGAGAACG ACCTGCCACCTGGAACGCCAGATGCCTTCGCCCAACTGTTGACCTGCCCCTACTGCGACCGGGGCTACAAGCGTTTGACATCGCTGAAGGAGCACATCAAGTACCGCCATGAGAAGAACGAGGAGAACTTCGCCTGCCCCCTGTGCAACTACACGTTTGCTTACCGCACTCAGCTTGAGCGGCACATGGCCACGCACAAGCCTGCAAGGGATCAG CACCAACTGCTCAACCAAGCGGCCGGCAACCGCAAGTTCAAATGCACCGAGTGTGGCAAGGCCTTCAAATACAAGCACCATCTGAAGGAACACCTCCGGATTCATAGCG gAGAAAAACCGTATGAGTGTCCCAACTGCAAGAAGCGTTTCTCCCACTCTGGCTCCTACAGTTCCCACATAAGCAGCAAAAAGTGCATCGGCCTGATCGCCGTCAACGGCAGGATGCGCGGCAACATGAAGACAGGCtcctcccccacctcctcctcctcctcgcccACCAACACCGCCATCACCCAGCTGCGGCAGAAGCTGGAGAACGGCAAGCCGCTCGGCCTCGCCGAACACAACAGCCACCTGAGCATCAAGACGGAACCGCTCGACTTTAACGACTACAAGCTGATGATGGCGTCGCACGGCTTCGGCGCCCCCGGGCCGTTCATGAACGGAGGCATGGGAGGCAACAGCCCGCTGGGGGTCCACCACAACTCGACGGCCCAGAGCCCCTTGCAGCACCTGGGGATGGGCGGGCTGGAGTCGCAGCTTCTGTGCTACCCGGGGCCGCTGGGGAACAACCTGAGCGAGGTCCAGAAGGTTCTCCAGATCGTGGACAACACCGTGTGCAGGCAGAAGATGGACTGCAAGCCCGAGGAGCTCTCCCGGCTCAAGGCCTACATGAAGGAGCTGGGCTCCCAGGTGGAGGAGCACAAACAGGCGCTGACATCCGCCGGCGCTCAGGTCGGTCTTCCGCTCGTCGATCACAACGGCGCCACCAAAAGCATCATCGACTACACGCTGGAGAAAGTGAACGAAGCCAAAGCCTGCCTCCAGAGCCTGACGACGGACTCAAAGAGGCAGATCAGCAATATCAAACGAGAGAAAGCCAACCACATGCTCGAGGGAAGCGTGGATGAGAAGGTGCAGGAAAATACCATGTTTACACCTTATGCTTGCCAATATTGCAAAGAAAGCTTCAACGGGCCAATACCTTTGCATCAGCACGAGCGCTACCTGTGTAAAATGAACGAGGAGATAAAAGCTGTGCTGCAGCCCAGCGAGAACTTGATGCCCAACAAACCAGGGATATTCATGGAGAAGAACACCCACTTGTCCTCCTCCATGTTGTGCGAGAAGGGACTCGCTGGGCCCCTTCACCCTTACAGGGACCACATGTCGGTGCTGAAGGCGTATTTTGCCATGAACATGGAGCCCAACTCGGAGGAGCTGCTGAAGATTTCCATAGCGGTCGGCCTTCCTCAGGAATTCGTCAAGGAGTGGTTCGAACAGCGAAAGATGTACCAGTACGGCACTACCAGAACCCCACCACTGGAGCACAGGCACAACATGGATATGGTCGCCGGAACAAACAACCACCACACTCCGCAGAAAGACTCTATGGCAGCTAGGTCACCTGTGTCTCTCATGAAACCTACGGACCGCATCACATCGCCCTCCATAGCGGAGCTCCACAACAACGTCAACAACTGTGACAACGCGCTCCGACATTTGAAAAACCACCAGTACGGTGCCGGCAAACCCGCGGGTGAAAAGTTGGACCACTCCCGCAGCAACACCCCCTCGCCGCTAAATCTGTCCTCCACATCTTCCAAAAACTCTCACAGCAGCTCCTACACTCCGAACAGCTTGACTTCCGAAGACCTGCAGGCCGAGCCGCTGGACCTCTCTCTGCCGAGACTAATGAAGGAACCCAAGCATGCACTGACTGTCAAAAGCAGACCTAAAGTCAACAGCATCGCCATCGACCATAGCAGCATCCCCTCTCCTCGCGAGCACTTCGAAGAGCCTTTGAACTTGGCCTATCTGAAGAAGGAATTCTCAGGCTCTACCAACAACGGAAACCTTGAAAAAAGCACTAGCCCCCTCTTCGGCATGAACCCGTTTGCTGCCAAACCCCTGTACTCACTTCCACCTCAGAGCGCTTTCCCACCTGCCACATTCATGCCCCCGATGCAGGCCAGCATACCGGGTCTCAGGCCCTATCCGGGCATGGATCAAATGGGCTTCCTACCACACATGGCCTACACTTACGCAGCAGGGGCAGCTACCTTTGCCGAGATGCAGCAGAGGAGAAAGTACCAGCGGAAACCAGGTTTCCAG GGGGACCTGCTCGACGGTACACCAGATTACATGTCAGGGCTGGACGACATGACAGACCCCGACTCCTGTCTGTCGCGGAAGAAGATTAAAAAGACCGAAAGTGGTATGTACGCGTGTGACTTGTGCGACAAAACATTCCAGAAGAGCAGTTCCCTTCTAAGACACAAATATGAACACACAG gCAAGCGGCCGCACCAGTGCCAGATCTGCAAGAAAGccttcaaacacaaacaccatCTCATCGAGCACTCGCGGCTGCACTCGGGGGAGAAGCCCTACCAGTGCGACAAGTGCGGGAAGCGCTTCTCGCACTCGGGCTCCTACTCGCAGCACATGAACCACCGCTACTCCTACTGCAAGCGGGAGGCGGAGGAGCGGGAGGCGGCGGAGCGGGAGGCCCGCGAGAAGGGCCACCTGGAGCCCACGGAGCTGCTGATGAGCCGGGCGTACTTGCAGGGCATGACGCCTCAGGGCTACCCGGAGATGGCGGAGCGCGAGGCCATCCTGAGGCACGACGGCGTGAACGGAGGGATGCGAGAGGGACGGAAGGAAGTGGACGGAGCGTACGCGAAGATGGGACGGAGGGACGAGGAGTTCGAGGAAGAGTTTGAGGAGGAGAGCAAGAGCATGGACACGGACGCGGACACGTTGCGGGACGAGGAGGAGAACGGAGAGCACTCGATGGACGATAGCTCGCTGGACGGCAAAACGGAAACCAAATCGGATCACGAGGACGGGATGGAGGACGGCATGTGA